One genomic segment of Polyodon spathula isolate WHYD16114869_AA chromosome 35, ASM1765450v1, whole genome shotgun sequence includes these proteins:
- the LOC121303848 gene encoding small nuclear ribonucleoprotein Sm D2 codes for MSLLNKPKSEMNPEELQKREEEEFNTGPLSVLTQSVKNNTQVLINCRNNKKLLGRVKAFDRHCNMVLENVKEMWTEVPKSGKGKKKSKPVNKDRYISKMFLRGDSVIVVLRNPLITGK; via the exons AT GAGTCTCCTCAACAAGCCCAAGTCTGAGATGAACCCAGAGGAGCTGCAGAAGCGTGAGGAGGAGGAGTTCAACACAGGCCCGCTGTCTGTGCTCACGCAGTCCGTCAAGAACAACACGCAGGTCCTCATCAACTGCCGCAACAACAAGAAACTGCTGGGGCGTGTCAAGGCCTTCGACAG GCACTGCAACATGGTCCTGGAGAATGTGAAAGAGATGTGGACCGAGGTGCCCAAGAGCGGGAAGGGCAAGAAGAAATCCAAGCCTGTCAACAAGGACCGCTACATCTCAAAGATGTTCCTGAGAGGAGACTCGGTCATCGTGGTGCTGAGGAACCCGCTCATCACAGGGAAATAA